From the genome of Thermogutta terrifontis, one region includes:
- a CDS encoding tetratricopeptide repeat protein → MVSNKSPIRWRFNWPAWLLLVVVPVIGGVGLSWLHDRQLERIADRIRQRAERCEQEAASAHDRKDRTALTQALAGVVRNYDLYLRYRPTDGEVAIRLALAVSEQAENSPSHAQLQLNAYRVLSRTLARFPENRELLRAFGKVAMRLGRWSEALSAWSQLRQIEPDSAEALLNVARCQVARAQPLEAIKTLRDCLTRHPDALEAYTLLARCYRDEMVRDYESARQVMDELVAKNPDSAAAYARRAAFWLWVAQTTANPQEASDALSMAKHDAHVAMRKDSQNVEALLIESELELRENRLAQAHELLQKAAAIAPDDERVWSGLVKWARLAGDLATQEKYLQRLAERNATFLPELVEVCLGKNPPDILGARSVIQQMQKAQFDAEALELWQLRVAVFEGRARESTRPLDELFRKFLDKNDSRAEIAGLTLVLAYTQSGASDAAGAVLGELRERFPESSRVQLAWINWLLSQGMTEAAQEAITRLMQSGATSPWTAFPELQMAYFLATLNTRTGLKPQDPLWKQLDDLRRSLESSPALSPEQKTLLNARWLQAQGEVDQAVKLLEEAIQERASLTLWTALCELLGRSGRISEAIDRLSVAEKQFGPRPEILLAKVQLSQYAEKDQRNEILTDVVSKAKGLRPSERQTVLRAVLRLALQSGDLDRSAEIARQLAVIDPNDTEIHRLLLEFAVARADWEDADRILEQIRRAEGGPGRVTAYGRAVIDVGRASQPSLSVAERERLLADARSQITMARRYLPFWPDLIRLEARIAQLEGRWEAAIESLRSLEQRGLLGPQGREELARLLLLVGQTSEAEQLLQSTAEQAGNNDLQRLKLQAEIWAQQGQFDRVKQVLGPRIEESSDPLDWLWWAQLLSRSGNTDEADRAFERAKQLAPHVPQITLAQIIYLVRTNRNSEARKQLEELGAVLKKDVPSLRVLALGYEAVGDIQQAEQCFRRAMDEAPQDADLLLDWAGFSLRQGRLRECQAALERIVAASGNNLVVSEETLRNARRNLAQLLAKSADYRDFQRARSLLEENLKQAAQITDRCLLARVLANRPERAAKQEVADIYQKLLREGVILSAEDRFVYAQILAVLGRWPDARLQMAALFQQTPDPTPAQLAFFIREMLTHGSPGEEIQPYLEKLVARLGDDSPAVLELKTRLAVQSGNTKELESRWRDMVSKAIDERKYDQAMQFAELAEKAGMTSLAGEVLEQVTSHYPVALMAKALFLSRQQKLEAALDCCEQALAHVPVERVVVCAVNCLRAAREQVKPDHLARVDAWFQRANVNSAGDKGVLLAYMSFLNLAGRYEELVPLYRRLLSDSRLSDLEKALLENNLAYVLGAQCDLPSREGSAQSENAAILREAEQLVEHAITVLGPIGSFLDTRAVVRMRQERLAEAISDARQAVLEEPSALTYFHLVEALWLAGDKATAVREFQRARDNYRLSEEALPPIERPRLRRLTAELKNLGLSLN, encoded by the coding sequence ATGGTGTCCAACAAGTCACCCATCCGATGGCGTTTCAATTGGCCTGCATGGTTGCTTCTCGTTGTCGTTCCAGTAATCGGAGGGGTCGGACTTTCGTGGTTGCATGACCGGCAACTGGAGCGAATTGCCGACCGAATCCGCCAGCGCGCAGAGCGATGCGAACAAGAGGCCGCGTCTGCCCACGATCGAAAGGACAGGACGGCGCTGACGCAGGCGTTAGCAGGCGTTGTGAGGAATTACGATCTGTATCTGCGTTACCGGCCCACAGATGGTGAAGTGGCCATTCGATTGGCGCTGGCAGTCAGCGAGCAGGCAGAGAATTCCCCCAGCCACGCACAGCTCCAGCTTAACGCGTATCGGGTGTTGAGCCGGACGCTGGCGCGGTTTCCCGAGAATCGGGAGCTCCTTCGCGCCTTTGGGAAGGTAGCAATGCGACTGGGACGGTGGAGCGAGGCGCTTTCTGCTTGGTCCCAGTTACGACAGATCGAGCCAGACAGTGCAGAGGCGTTACTCAACGTTGCGAGGTGTCAAGTCGCGCGGGCTCAGCCCTTAGAAGCCATTAAGACGCTGCGGGACTGTCTGACGCGTCATCCCGATGCGCTGGAGGCATACACCCTTTTGGCTCGGTGCTATCGCGACGAGATGGTCCGAGACTACGAGTCCGCCCGGCAGGTGATGGATGAATTGGTGGCAAAGAATCCGGACTCTGCGGCGGCCTACGCTCGCCGGGCCGCTTTTTGGCTCTGGGTGGCCCAGACGACAGCCAATCCGCAGGAGGCCAGCGATGCGCTGAGTATGGCCAAACATGATGCCCATGTCGCGATGCGCAAAGACTCCCAGAATGTTGAGGCACTGCTGATCGAAAGTGAGCTGGAACTCCGTGAGAATCGGCTTGCGCAAGCCCACGAGCTATTGCAAAAAGCCGCAGCCATTGCGCCGGACGACGAAAGAGTCTGGTCTGGCTTGGTGAAATGGGCAAGATTGGCCGGTGATCTAGCCACACAGGAGAAGTACCTGCAACGGCTGGCGGAGCGAAACGCCACCTTCCTGCCGGAGCTTGTGGAAGTCTGTCTTGGTAAAAACCCTCCCGATATTCTGGGGGCTCGTTCCGTCATTCAGCAGATGCAGAAAGCTCAGTTTGACGCGGAAGCCCTCGAATTGTGGCAACTTCGGGTTGCGGTTTTTGAAGGACGGGCACGGGAAAGCACTCGGCCGCTCGATGAGCTTTTCCGCAAATTCTTGGACAAGAATGATTCGCGGGCGGAAATTGCAGGACTTACACTGGTCCTTGCTTACACGCAGAGTGGGGCGTCGGATGCAGCCGGGGCAGTTCTCGGCGAGCTGCGAGAAAGATTCCCGGAATCGTCCCGGGTTCAGCTTGCCTGGATTAACTGGCTCCTTTCCCAGGGAATGACAGAAGCAGCGCAGGAAGCGATCACCAGGTTGATGCAAAGTGGCGCCACATCACCGTGGACTGCGTTCCCCGAGCTCCAGATGGCGTACTTCCTGGCGACATTGAACACCCGAACAGGTTTAAAGCCACAGGACCCTCTTTGGAAGCAACTTGACGACCTGCGTCGGTCGCTGGAGAGTTCCCCGGCTCTCTCGCCAGAACAAAAGACCTTGCTCAACGCCCGATGGTTGCAGGCTCAGGGCGAGGTGGACCAGGCTGTAAAGTTGCTGGAGGAAGCGATACAAGAAAGAGCTTCCTTGACTCTTTGGACCGCACTATGCGAACTGTTGGGCCGATCTGGGCGGATTTCCGAGGCGATTGATCGGCTTTCGGTCGCCGAAAAGCAGTTTGGACCGCGCCCGGAGATTTTGCTCGCCAAGGTCCAGTTGAGCCAGTATGCGGAAAAGGATCAACGAAACGAAATCCTGACGGATGTTGTCTCGAAGGCGAAAGGGCTGAGACCTTCCGAGCGGCAAACGGTCCTTCGCGCGGTGCTGCGGCTTGCGCTTCAATCGGGAGATCTGGATCGGTCCGCGGAAATAGCCCGGCAGCTTGCAGTGATCGACCCAAATGACACTGAGATTCACCGCTTGCTGCTGGAGTTCGCAGTCGCTCGGGCGGATTGGGAGGATGCCGACAGGATTCTGGAACAGATCCGGCGTGCGGAAGGTGGGCCAGGACGTGTCACCGCTTACGGCCGGGCCGTGATCGACGTGGGGCGAGCTTCCCAGCCCAGCCTGTCCGTGGCCGAGCGGGAACGGCTGCTGGCCGATGCACGGTCGCAAATCACCATGGCTCGCCGATACCTGCCCTTCTGGCCGGACCTGATTCGCCTGGAGGCCCGAATCGCTCAATTGGAAGGCCGCTGGGAGGCGGCGATTGAAAGCCTGCGATCACTGGAGCAGCGAGGACTTTTAGGACCCCAGGGGCGGGAAGAACTGGCTCGATTGTTGCTTCTAGTGGGCCAAACCTCCGAGGCCGAGCAGCTCCTGCAAAGCACTGCCGAACAGGCCGGCAATAACGACTTGCAGCGTCTGAAGCTACAGGCAGAGATTTGGGCTCAGCAGGGCCAGTTCGATAGGGTGAAACAGGTACTTGGACCACGAATAGAAGAATCGAGCGATCCCCTCGATTGGCTTTGGTGGGCACAACTGCTGAGCCGCAGCGGAAACACCGATGAGGCGGACCGAGCATTCGAGAGGGCCAAACAGCTTGCTCCGCACGTGCCCCAGATTACTCTGGCCCAAATTATTTACCTGGTAAGGACGAACCGGAATTCAGAAGCCCGAAAGCAACTGGAAGAACTGGGAGCCGTGCTGAAAAAAGACGTTCCGTCGCTGCGCGTCCTCGCCCTGGGATACGAAGCGGTGGGTGACATCCAACAGGCAGAACAATGCTTTCGCCGGGCAATGGACGAGGCACCGCAAGATGCCGATCTGCTTCTCGATTGGGCAGGATTCTCTCTGCGCCAAGGTAGGCTCCGCGAGTGCCAGGCTGCTCTCGAACGTATTGTGGCGGCATCGGGAAATAATCTCGTGGTCAGCGAGGAGACTCTCCGCAACGCGCGGCGGAATCTCGCGCAACTCCTGGCCAAATCCGCGGATTACCGAGACTTCCAGCGTGCCCGGTCGTTGCTGGAAGAAAACCTGAAGCAGGCTGCGCAGATCACCGATCGCTGTCTGTTGGCCAGAGTTCTGGCGAACCGGCCCGAGCGGGCGGCAAAACAGGAAGTCGCGGATATCTATCAGAAATTGCTTCGAGAAGGGGTCATCCTCTCCGCGGAAGATCGGTTCGTTTATGCTCAGATCCTTGCGGTTCTAGGACGCTGGCCGGACGCGCGGCTGCAAATGGCGGCGCTGTTCCAGCAAACACCGGATCCGACTCCCGCTCAACTCGCTTTCTTTATTCGCGAGATGCTGACTCACGGGTCGCCCGGTGAGGAAATTCAGCCGTACCTTGAAAAACTTGTGGCTCGATTGGGAGATGATTCACCGGCTGTCCTGGAATTGAAAACGCGTCTGGCGGTCCAGTCTGGGAATACGAAAGAGCTAGAAAGCCGCTGGCGAGACATGGTCTCAAAGGCCATCGACGAGCGGAAGTACGATCAGGCCATGCAGTTCGCCGAGCTGGCCGAAAAGGCCGGAATGACCTCGCTTGCTGGCGAAGTTTTGGAGCAGGTGACAAGTCATTATCCTGTAGCCCTCATGGCAAAGGCTCTCTTCCTCTCGCGCCAGCAAAAGTTGGAGGCGGCCCTTGATTGCTGCGAGCAGGCACTCGCCCATGTCCCCGTGGAACGTGTTGTTGTGTGCGCGGTGAACTGTCTGCGTGCTGCCCGCGAACAAGTCAAGCCAGATCATCTGGCACGAGTGGACGCCTGGTTTCAACGAGCGAATGTGAACTCCGCGGGCGATAAAGGGGTGCTTCTCGCTTACATGAGCTTTCTCAATTTAGCCGGGCGCTACGAGGAGCTTGTTCCGCTCTATCGCCGACTTCTGTCTGACAGCCGATTGTCCGATCTGGAAAAGGCCCTTCTGGAAAACAATTTGGCGTATGTTTTAGGCGCGCAATGTGATCTACCATCGAGAGAGGGATCTGCTCAATCTGAAAACGCAGCAATCCTTCGCGAGGCTGAGCAGCTCGTCGAACATGCCATCACCGTGCTGGGCCCCATTGGGAGCTTTCTCGACACACGTGCAGTGGTCCGAATGCGGCAGGAACGTCTTGCCGAGGCCATATCCGACGCGCGACAAGCTGTTCTCGAGGAACCGTCCGCGCTGACGTATTTTCACCTTGTGGAGGCCCTCTGGCTGGCGGGGGACAAGGCGACCGCAGTGCGAGAATTTCAACGAGCTCGGGATAACTATCGCCTCTCCGAGGAAGCTCTCCCCCCGATCGAGCGTCCTCGTCTGCGTCGTTTAACAGCCGAACTCAAAAACCTGGGGCTTTCCCTCAACTGA
- a CDS encoding right-handed parallel beta-helix repeat-containing protein codes for MRDPFTAARNLTQILTLWGIALAGTLCSATPPLRNYVFDGSPSAPRELASTGTENAPLRLSATAPLSTQPGRASRGQTYLLDNAAYEGQPFDASQGFTIEVIFRYFGQGSQLGNGRPNGMIFAQGDGYWRGLRLYCDTPTGQLRFEMGRPQPRNAFGLSSSLGIPRGVWQHVAVTWDRQELRLFWNGVLVAASPYNEPYTPPNGPLRIGYADAGVGSLRLQVAQWVAYPEALSPAVVAEHALSAIPGPVRVASNLSYFNPTTSAEWQRATDLAARGQWREAGQTWSALALHPQSSSEVRALAKFAGAIAKRLHGATGQAILDWANLFQGENVAEIIRLNAAASCLFAAKGTIGAVPIPELYESLLQRAEWSPEERTTLLLLAGEAALQAGMSTTAQKRFAEALGSPSLTQSQRWDVELRIAHALRGAQKWEEARRAYQQIAENFQAPPPLRSLAWLGWASTYERAGQWREAAQAYRRVTTMQEVHPVHRWEAEELAREMERLAEGLPRRDPEWHRTPVPVFPTPGLVLHVAPHGNDAQPGTADAPLGSLAGARDRIRQIKKEKGLPHGGITVLIHGGVYRMSGTLELTEEDSGTADSPIVYRAADNETPIFTGGIILAGAVPVRDPAIRNRLPQLVRDKVLQIDLRANGINDYGSLGPRGFGLAGYPTHPWVDVYFNERPGTLARWPNEGFVTIQGLATPAGDAGAGKPATWKVEGRPLEWATSDDIWMYGYWRYLWAGTTIRVAKIDPQSHQLTTAGSSGYGFAEGMPYYFFNVLEELDQPGEWYLDRARGILYFYPPDEIDHLRITFPTLATPFVRMRNCAHVRLVKLTFECGRAEGVVIEGGQQVALLGCRMMRLGTNGVIIRGGEKHLVMGCDIGTVGAGGIRLAGGDEKTLSPSGHVVENCHIWEFTRVDRNYAPAVHVDGVGSTIRHNLFHDSPHHGMRLEGFDHLVELNEVHSVVYEADDQSGIDMFGNPASRGNVLRWNFWHHIGSGHNVAGQAGIRLDDMISGVVVYGNVFYRSAGGRFGGLQIHGGKDNWVDNNLFIDCKAAISFSPWTESRWVESVQGWLENARRRGLDVTRPPLSTRYPELLNLESNPNRNFILRSLVVNCGEFAIRDPGVNVFFDNHMAEGDVGFEDPSQHRFGLKPDAKPFQWFHFRAIPFDEIGLYPSPVRATWPVEHSVSPKYVAE; via the coding sequence ATGCGCGATCCATTCACAGCGGCACGAAACTTGACACAGATTCTCACGCTATGGGGAATTGCCCTTGCCGGCACGCTGTGCTCGGCGACTCCACCTTTGCGGAATTACGTATTCGACGGAAGCCCCTCGGCCCCGCGGGAACTGGCAAGCACCGGCACCGAGAACGCGCCTTTGCGGCTTTCTGCTACCGCGCCCCTGTCCACCCAACCAGGAAGAGCTTCTCGAGGCCAAACATATCTTCTGGACAATGCAGCCTACGAGGGACAACCATTCGATGCCAGCCAGGGATTCACCATCGAGGTTATCTTCCGCTACTTCGGCCAGGGAAGCCAGCTAGGCAACGGTAGGCCGAACGGGATGATCTTTGCTCAGGGCGATGGCTACTGGCGTGGCCTGCGGTTGTATTGTGACACTCCAACCGGACAGCTGCGTTTTGAGATGGGGCGGCCGCAGCCCCGCAATGCGTTCGGCCTCAGCTCGTCGCTTGGCATCCCGCGAGGGGTGTGGCAGCATGTCGCGGTCACTTGGGATCGACAGGAACTTCGGCTCTTCTGGAATGGGGTGCTTGTGGCCGCCAGTCCCTACAACGAACCTTACACACCACCAAACGGGCCCCTGCGAATTGGTTATGCCGATGCGGGTGTCGGTTCCTTGCGGTTACAGGTCGCTCAATGGGTGGCGTATCCCGAGGCGCTTTCCCCGGCCGTGGTTGCGGAGCACGCCCTCTCTGCAATCCCCGGCCCAGTGAGGGTCGCAAGCAACCTCTCGTACTTCAATCCCACCACATCCGCGGAGTGGCAAAGGGCTACTGACTTGGCCGCCAGAGGTCAATGGCGTGAAGCCGGGCAGACGTGGTCAGCGCTGGCCCTTCATCCACAAAGCAGTTCCGAAGTCCGCGCACTGGCCAAATTTGCCGGGGCAATCGCCAAGCGCCTTCACGGTGCCACGGGGCAGGCCATTCTCGACTGGGCCAACCTTTTTCAGGGCGAAAATGTCGCCGAGATCATTCGACTCAACGCGGCGGCATCGTGCCTCTTTGCGGCAAAGGGTACGATTGGGGCGGTGCCGATCCCGGAACTTTACGAGAGCCTCTTGCAGCGGGCAGAATGGTCTCCGGAGGAACGAACGACGCTTTTACTCCTCGCCGGCGAGGCCGCCCTCCAAGCGGGAATGAGCACCACGGCCCAGAAACGGTTTGCGGAAGCACTTGGTTCACCATCTCTCACTCAATCTCAGCGATGGGACGTTGAACTCCGAATTGCACACGCGCTTCGGGGCGCTCAAAAGTGGGAAGAGGCTCGCCGGGCCTATCAGCAAATCGCAGAAAATTTTCAAGCGCCGCCCCCACTCCGCAGCCTGGCATGGTTGGGATGGGCCTCCACGTATGAGCGGGCGGGACAATGGCGGGAAGCCGCACAGGCTTATCGGAGAGTGACCACCATGCAAGAGGTCCACCCGGTCCATCGTTGGGAAGCGGAGGAGCTGGCTCGCGAGATGGAGCGGCTGGCCGAGGGACTACCCCGTCGAGACCCGGAGTGGCATCGGACGCCGGTCCCGGTATTTCCCACGCCAGGTCTGGTGCTTCACGTGGCCCCCCATGGCAACGACGCCCAACCGGGCACTGCCGACGCCCCACTTGGATCACTGGCTGGGGCACGGGATCGCATTCGGCAAATCAAAAAAGAGAAAGGCCTGCCGCATGGGGGAATCACCGTGCTGATTCATGGGGGAGTCTATCGCATGTCGGGAACGTTGGAACTGACGGAAGAGGACTCTGGCACGGCGGACAGCCCCATTGTGTATCGGGCGGCCGACAACGAAACACCCATCTTTACCGGAGGGATTATTCTCGCGGGGGCTGTGCCTGTGCGAGACCCCGCAATCCGAAACCGATTGCCCCAATTGGTCCGCGATAAGGTCCTGCAAATCGATCTCCGGGCCAATGGAATCAACGACTACGGTAGTCTTGGTCCTCGGGGGTTTGGCCTCGCCGGCTATCCCACTCATCCATGGGTGGATGTTTATTTCAATGAGCGCCCCGGCACCCTGGCCCGGTGGCCAAATGAAGGCTTCGTGACGATCCAGGGGCTCGCCACTCCGGCAGGCGATGCCGGAGCAGGGAAGCCAGCCACCTGGAAGGTTGAGGGACGGCCCCTCGAATGGGCCACCAGCGACGACATTTGGATGTACGGCTATTGGCGATACCTTTGGGCTGGGACCACCATTCGCGTGGCCAAAATTGATCCCCAGTCCCACCAATTAACCACTGCCGGAAGCTCCGGCTACGGTTTTGCCGAAGGGATGCCCTACTACTTCTTCAATGTACTGGAAGAGCTCGACCAGCCGGGCGAGTGGTATCTCGATCGCGCCAGAGGGATTCTCTATTTCTATCCACCGGATGAGATCGATCACTTGCGCATCACATTTCCGACCCTCGCCACCCCGTTCGTACGGATGAGAAATTGCGCTCATGTGCGGCTGGTCAAGCTCACCTTTGAATGTGGGCGTGCCGAGGGGGTTGTCATCGAGGGCGGGCAACAAGTTGCACTCCTGGGATGCCGCATGATGCGGCTGGGAACCAACGGTGTCATCATCCGCGGTGGTGAAAAACATCTCGTGATGGGCTGTGATATAGGGACAGTGGGAGCCGGGGGTATCCGATTGGCGGGCGGCGATGAGAAAACGCTCAGTCCCTCCGGTCATGTCGTGGAAAACTGCCACATCTGGGAATTCACCCGCGTCGACCGTAATTACGCCCCCGCCGTGCATGTGGATGGCGTGGGGAGCACAATCCGGCACAATCTATTCCACGATTCCCCCCACCACGGCATGCGATTAGAGGGATTCGATCATCTGGTGGAACTCAATGAGGTCCACAGCGTTGTCTACGAAGCCGATGACCAATCGGGGATCGACATGTTCGGCAATCCTGCAAGTCGCGGCAACGTGCTGCGATGGAATTTCTGGCATCACATTGGCAGCGGTCACAACGTCGCCGGGCAGGCGGGCATCCGGCTTGATGATATGATCAGTGGAGTGGTCGTTTACGGGAATGTCTTCTATCGTTCGGCAGGCGGCCGTTTTGGCGGCCTGCAGATCCATGGCGGAAAAGATAATTGGGTCGATAACAACCTTTTCATCGACTGCAAAGCGGCGATCAGCTTCTCCCCATGGACCGAGTCCCGCTGGGTCGAAAGCGTTCAAGGATGGTTGGAAAACGCACGGCGGCGGGGACTCGATGTCACCAGGCCACCCCTTTCAACCCGGTACCCGGAGCTACTCAATCTGGAGTCCAATCCCAATCGCAATTTCATACTGAGATCGCTGGTCGTCAATTGCGGTGAATTCGCCATTCGTGACCCCGGAGTCAATGTTTTCTTCGACAACCATATGGCCGAGGGCGACGTCGGTTTTGAAGACCCATCCCAGCACCGCTTTGGGCTGAAACCCGATGCCAAACCTTTCCAGTGGTTTCACTTCCGGGCCATTCCCTTCGACGAAATCGGATTGTATCCCAGCCCGGTCCGCGCGACGTGGCCGGTGGAACACAGTGTTTCGCCCAAATACGTGGCTGAGTGA
- a CDS encoding cellulase family glycosylhydrolase, which yields MSTSTTRRDFLTQTAAATVGGLLGASRVARALGEESAVGTPPAVPRWRGFNLLDFFQAMWRPVEGDFVKVEPVPEEDCRLIAELGFDFVRLPMDYWLWIDSDWPKTKKLRPDDLFKIREATLEKIDQSIETCRKYGLHVNLNFHRAPGYCINDPEREPLSLWKDKAAQEAFVHHWTVFAKRYRGISAKELSFNLVNEAPTPRPGYMTAEDYCRIMGQAIEAIRKISPDRLIFVDGLNVGTKVVECLISTGVPQSVHAYYPAQISHYRASWVDRDSKFPEPTWPIKNPDGSVRIGRQQLEEHFAPWGELRRKGIGVHCGETGCFNRTPHNVFLAWMEDVLDILKGHNIGWALWNFRGSFGVLDSGRKDVDYEDFHGHKLDRKLLTLLQKY from the coding sequence ATGTCCACATCCACCACTCGACGGGATTTTCTTACGCAGACTGCCGCCGCTACTGTGGGTGGCTTACTCGGCGCTTCCCGCGTAGCCCGCGCTTTGGGGGAGGAATCCGCCGTGGGAACCCCACCTGCCGTGCCGCGGTGGCGGGGATTCAATCTGCTTGATTTCTTCCAAGCCATGTGGCGCCCGGTGGAAGGCGATTTTGTCAAGGTTGAGCCCGTACCTGAGGAAGATTGCCGACTGATTGCGGAGCTCGGTTTCGACTTCGTGCGGCTGCCGATGGACTACTGGCTGTGGATCGATTCGGATTGGCCAAAGACGAAAAAACTTCGCCCGGACGACCTTTTCAAGATCCGTGAAGCAACGCTGGAAAAGATCGATCAGTCCATCGAAACCTGCCGCAAGTATGGCCTGCATGTTAACCTGAATTTTCATCGTGCCCCCGGTTACTGCATCAACGACCCCGAGCGAGAACCGCTCAGTCTGTGGAAGGACAAAGCCGCTCAGGAGGCATTTGTCCACCACTGGACCGTGTTTGCCAAACGGTATCGTGGGATCTCCGCGAAGGAGCTGAGCTTCAACCTGGTGAATGAGGCTCCCACTCCACGCCCTGGCTATATGACCGCGGAAGACTACTGCCGAATCATGGGTCAGGCCATCGAGGCGATCCGCAAAATCTCGCCCGACCGATTGATCTTTGTGGACGGCCTCAATGTGGGGACGAAAGTGGTTGAATGTCTCATCTCGACCGGCGTGCCGCAGAGCGTGCACGCGTATTATCCGGCCCAGATCAGCCATTACCGGGCCTCGTGGGTCGATCGAGATTCCAAATTCCCGGAACCCACCTGGCCTATCAAAAATCCGGATGGGTCGGTCCGAATTGGTCGGCAACAATTGGAAGAGCATTTCGCTCCCTGGGGTGAACTGCGACGAAAGGGCATCGGGGTTCACTGCGGCGAAACCGGCTGTTTCAACCGTACACCCCATAACGTCTTTCTCGCCTGGATGGAGGATGTGCTGGACATCCTCAAAGGCCACAACATCGGGTGGGCACTATGGAACTTCCGTGGCTCATTCGGGGTCCTGGATTCCGGCCGGAAAGACGTGGATTATGAAGATTTTCACGGTCACAAACTGGACCGGAAATTGCTAACCCTGTTGCAAAAGTATTGA
- a CDS encoding chemotaxis protein CheX, whose translation MSTMTIPDHVIPLPGDPRLAHALVAAVEDALSMCGARARLVGITAVPTHEPGTITGVLGVHGKATGFLIFNVCEPVAKALTSGFLQEKVDTLNSHVVDTVGELTNLVAGGLKKRVADTPWAFQSVTVPSVIIGHNYQIAYAKGITYLAATFEQENAEALFLDQRLFQAAVSLIRV comes from the coding sequence ATGAGCACCATGACGATTCCTGATCATGTCATTCCGTTACCGGGAGATCCACGGCTGGCCCATGCGCTGGTGGCTGCCGTGGAAGATGCACTGAGCATGTGTGGGGCCAGAGCCCGACTGGTCGGAATCACAGCAGTTCCGACCCACGAGCCCGGCACGATCACGGGCGTGTTAGGTGTTCATGGGAAGGCCACGGGGTTTCTCATTTTCAATGTCTGCGAACCGGTCGCCAAAGCTCTGACGTCCGGGTTCCTCCAGGAAAAAGTGGATACTCTCAACAGCCACGTCGTGGATACAGTGGGAGAACTTACGAATCTCGTGGCTGGCGGGCTGAAAAAGCGGGTGGCCGACACCCCCTGGGCGTTTCAATCGGTGACCGTTCCCTCAGTCATCATCGGCCACAACTACCAGATCGCCTACGCTAAAGGCATAACTTATCTGGCGGCTACATTCGAGCAAGAGAACGCGGAGGCCCTCTTTCTGGACCAACGGCTATTTCAGGCGGCGGTGTCGCTTATCCGCGTGTAG